The DNA segment CAGTATTAAACAAGCAAGCAATACTGCGGGTTCATTATGGGACCTATTTCGAAAATGCATTTTGGGATGGGGAATATTGCACGTTTGGTGATGGTTTTGAAATGTTTTATCCTTTTACAGTTGGAGATATCGTTGCACATGAACTTGCTCATGGCTTCACAGAACAACACTCCGGATTGATTTATGCAGGCCAGTCTGGAGCCATGAATGAGGCGTTTTCCGATATAACGGGAGAAATCACTGAAGCTTATATGGGTAAGAATGACTGGTTTGTTGGCTTTGATGTCATGAAAAATACGGACGCACTGAGATACATGGCAAGCCCCTCCTTAGACAACGTCTCTGTTAGTCATGTAGATAATTTCACTTCAGATTTGGACGTTCATTTGGGAAGcggaatttataattatattttttactacATTGTACATGAattaaaaatggacattaaagaaaCTTACCAAGTTTTCCTCATTGCCAATACAATATATTGGCACCCTTTTACAGATTTCACTTCTGGGGCTTGTGATATGTTGAAGGTTGCCTATGACCTTGGCAAAGATCTAACCCCCTTTATTAAAGCCTATGAAGTTACAGGAATTAAACCATGTGATGTAGAGAAACATATTCAAAGATTGATATTTCGCAGACCAATATCAGGCATTAGAGTATCAGCTGAAGCCAACCCAGTCTTTGAACTTGGTTATCCAAAGCTAGTTGGGAATATTACAGTTATTGCCACTAGTATGTGTGGCAAAGTTCATATTAAGTTATCAAAGCACAATATGTTAACAGAGGGAGATGGTTTGGAAGCAGATACATTGTTAGGTGAAGGCACATCAGAAGTGACTTTAGGAAATCTTGAAGAATCTAAAATGTTTATCAAATTGTCTCCAGAATCTAGAGAAAGTTTAGAAAATGTTACTCTGCGTGCTACGTATGAGTGTGATCCTTTTTTCATTGCTGAATCCTATGATGATTATACGTTACATGAATTAATGTGTGATGAGGACTATAAGTATTAAAAATACAACCAAATTATATTAACTACTGgtttcaataataaatatgtgcaataatttacaatttaatcaataaatatttgataattgCTTGCATTTTTAGATAGCTATAATCTTACTTTGTTGTGAATATTTAACTGAAAACacaaatgaataatataaataaagatattctaAATCTCAACAATTTCATTAGAGTACTGTTATTTTTGAAATTCCTAAATTCTATCCTTtaacaaattcacattttaatgatttttcaaaatcttttaagaATCCCTAAATCAGTCAgcgtggagacacatggcctagtggttagagcagcggacttgcggttgaggaattgtgggttcgaatctcagaccgggcgatgtgtgtgtttatgagcgaaacacctaagttccacgtgtCTCCGGCGGAAGGTAATgtcgaacttctactgactcttttgccacaactttctctcactctttcctcctgcatcttgcagctcacctgcgacggaccggtgtcccgtccaggtggggaaactatacgccaaggaaaccgggaaaccggcccatatgagccaggcgtggctcaagaaggaacaaactaaTCAGTCAGTAGATGATTTTATGAAACAGTTCTAAAAGATATTTTCCTTTCTACTGAACGGCAACATTTGCAATAATAATTGCAGAATTTTACAAATctctgtcacattctgtgtgtgtgtttatgtttgcatgtgtatacatacagacatttgcTAGATGAACCTCTTGATGTAATAGTTAAGCAATGAATAATGCCATCGTAGCTAATCCTCAGGCTGAGATGACTTCAGTGAAATGGAGGTTACACTGTCCATCGGAATTTCCAAGTCCATAGCACCAAAGTGGTGACTTGAGAAGCCAGTAGCACACAATAAAAAAAGgagcggttgtgtggtaagtagcttgcttatgaaccacatggttctgggttcagtcccactgcatggcacattgggtaagtgtcttctactatagcctcggaccgaccaaagctttgtgagtggatttggtagacggaaactgaaagaagcctgttgtgtatatgtatgtgtatatatatatatatatatatatatatatatatatatatatatatgtatgtgtgtgtatatgttgtatatgtttgtgtgtctgtgtttgtccccccaacattgcttgacaaccgatgctggtgtgtttacatccctgtaacttagtggtttggcaaaagaaaccaatagaataagtaccaaacttaaaaacatgtggaggcgtgtggcttagtggttaaggtgttggactcacgatcgtaagattgtggtttcgattcctagtccAGGTGATGCGTTCTGttctagagcaaaacacttcgtttcacgttgctccagtccactcagctggcaaaagtgagttaatcctgcgacggattggtgtcccatccaggtgcaGAATTTATACACCcctgaaaccggcccttatgaaccttGCATAGTTTGAGAAGGaactatttcttctttctttttctacttaaaaatataagaactggggacgatttcttcaactaaaacccttcaaggcgttgcctcagcatggtcgtagtctaatgaatgaaacaagtaaaaggtcaaacgtgaaaataaaagaaaaggggTAGAGAGTATATTTTGATAACATCAGATCAAGTTGGAACAACAAATTCCTTTTTATCTACGATTCATTCCGTGCCAGACGTGACTAAgagataaaagtaaagaaaagaaaatctaaaaaaatgaTATCAACTGATATCTCCTTTGGCACTTGATGCAAATAATACAGTCCCGGCCGTGGCATTACAATATCTCGGTTATATTTATATTGCTTTGTCTCTTATCTAAAATCTGAATTCAGAATTTTGGTAGAAGCCTAAATGACTGTAGAACTTTGGTATTAGAAAGTTTCCATCTTTCCTCAAAGACATTTGTGGTAGAATTACAACGGTTTCGAGTCGGAATCGCGTTCAGCTTGTCGAAAATGGACCTTCGTGTTAAGTTGttggttcttttatcttttactggttccagtcattggattgcagccatgggTGACACGCTACCGTCCCAACAAGTTGCCCCCCCCCACTACTTGTTtatcttttaaagtctggtattcatTCTTTTCGTCCCTTTTACCGTTAagatacaaggacataaacaaaccaatactcaTAGTCAAAGGGTGAGCGGAGAGcaaacgcatacacgcacgcgtgtacacacatgcatgcatgcacgcaggtacgtatgaatgcacacacatacgcacatgcatacacatacatatatacagacacatacataaatacatacacacatacatgtatacatacatacacacatacatacacacatacatgtatacatacatacatacacatatatgcacacatacacacatacatactcatatatgcatacatacacacaaacacacatacatacatacacacatacacacatactcatatatgcatacatacacacaaacacacatacatacatacacacatacatacacacatacatacagcctaATATATCTctccccaaaacacacacacacagacagagtttaATGAGCAATTTAATATACGAAGtatacttgtttatatttattggaTACAGTCGATTATTTACTTCCTCGTCTAAAGATTCACACACGGACATGAAGTGTCTGCATGGGATCTTTCCGACGACATGATAAATAAAGGCGAAAACCTCCGACGGCGTTACGCCGATAGGCCACTTGTACAGAGGTTTTCATTGGCTCGGGTGGGACCCCTGATTGATTTGGAGCCGATTTACGGATTGTAGAGATCGATTCTAGTGTTACTGGGAAGTAAATGGAACGGCAACTCAGCATAAGTTTATCATTATCAAGGACAGCACCTTCGCAAGGTGCAGGAATCTTTCCCGGAAGCACCTTTCCGGTGACCACCATAGAACTAAGCCCCTCATTTCCGGTTTAGATTTCTCAGCTTCCTTCGTGATTTGGGACTTTTCAGCCAGGCTTTGCCTTATTGAATAGGAAAATAACTTTTATCATGAAGTTTCTTTCGGCCCAGGACGGGCTCAAATAATAATCCAAGCCATTTAAACGATGTTATATAATACAAACCGCGATCCAGTGGACTGCAGCAGAATTTAAAACGAATTCAAATGAGATGCCATTAACCTACCTTATTGAAAATTGCAGGTGAGtcagccaatatttttctcatacATTTTCAGAGTAATCCAATgtctttttgtaatttacttcaagatgataaaaatattcttgCGTCTGGTGAGCTTGCTATTGTAATTTTGCATGGGTACTGAAGACAGTGGGTCTGGTGGATGTTTTATGTGGGTACTAAGGAGAAAGGGGACGGGGGAAATTTTATATGGGTTTAGGGGACAAAGGAGGCGGCGGGGGGGATTTAAATAGATATAGGGAACAAAGGCGATAGGGAGGGTCACTGAAAAATTCATAGGAGTTCTGAGGACAAAAGATGTGGTGTGAATTTTATATAGGTGCTGTGGACAAAAGGATTTGCAGATATTTCCTTAGTCTTCGGTTTCTATTTAAATATTGCCTTTAGaataatttaaatgtaaatattatgttAAACTGCTTGTTAGtcgcaataacaataacaacatcaacaataataacagtctTTGAAAAACTGAATAGGTATTATCAATGCTTATAGCATTCGGTTATAGTTGAGCGGTGCTACGTTAAAAATGTCGCTCGTGTCAAACTAGAACTCGGATCAAGATTACTATAGTTTGAAATTACGTATGTGTGCATTAAAATGGTCGGGCAAAGCGTTGAAAAAAATGTTAGTAAAGGAAAGGCgcagagagtggctgtgtggtaagaagcttgcttcccaaccacatggttccggattcagtggcaccttggacaagtggactcctcaagccgaccaaagccttgtgagtggatttggtattccTCTTAATACGCTCAGACAGCTTCGAACGTGAATACCTGATTGTTGTTGACTTTTCGTCATCAGAGAACACCACTTCACTTTAGACGATATGTATTCATAGCACAAGTGATTAATTCATCAATGTGAGGTGACTTTGAGACACCGCGGCGTTTCGACCTTATTGTCTGTCTTCTCAAGTAAAGCCACCCCCATCTGATCGATGGATCTCACAAAAGCCATAAACTGTCTTTTGTAGGAATCAGCGAACAAACTATTTGCTGTTGTGTGCTGATGTCTGTCAAACACACAATAATTTATGAGGGTCACGTAAAAATAAAGAGAATCGAAACAATAGCGTAtctatttattcttaatacattccGCCAAATTCGAATGTGAACATCTAATCGttgctgttttattatttttttcatcggAGAACGCTTCTTCCCTTCAGACGATGTGTGTTTATAACATATGCGAATCGCCGGAGTATTAAAAATGAATAGATTTTCGCTGTTCTGCGCGCATCCCGTAAATTATTATCATGACACACTTTTCGTTGCTATTCTTATATATAGCCTGCTGATATAATCATCCGAACCAATGCTTTTATACAGAGTTCATCTGACTTTGATAGCGTCGTGTTTATTTTACTGGTAACTTATTTGTTGACTAAACAAGAATGTAAGTCAAAGGCTGTTTTCGGCTGAGATCGAAATTGATCTCAAAGCTGAACTCAGAAACACTAGGTCACAAAGTAGACAGTACAAATAGCTTGGCCCGTCCTCGCTCAGATGTGATAAGAGTGGTATTTACCGCCGTTGTTATCTTTTTAcaggaatcaaaaccatttaTCTGGTTTCTCAGTTATTTGGCAGCCATCTATGTATCGTACTTTATcttttctaatataagcacacggcctgaaattttgtgggggagGGTTTGAGTTGCTTgcttcgaccccagtactttactggaaatttactttatcgatcccggaaggatgaaaggcgaaagagacatcagcagcatttgatctcagaatgaaaGACGCTCGAAATGCCGGTTAGCATTTTCCTGGCgtactaatgtttcttatttctttattgcccacaaggggctaaacacagaggggacaaacaaggacagacagacggattaagtcgagaacatcgacctcagtgtgtaactggtatctaattcatcgaccccgaaaggatgaaaggcaaagttgaccttggcggaatttgaactcagaacgtagcggcagacgaaataccggtaagcatttcgcccggcgtgcaagcgtttctgccagctcgccgccttacgtaccatacttaatatatattcacTGTTAGGAGACCAGTTATTTCAGTATTCATGTTTTTAAATGCATCGCtacagatttttttaaatagaatttagaGCCAGAACTGAAAGTTACGACATTTTGTACACGAATGTAAAGAATGCATTCAAAGGTAGAAAAATAAggaatgggtgtatatgcatatttcgggAGTTTTTGCTCCTTCTTCAGTGCCAAATCCAACCCATTAACAATCCACTGCAaacacagtattgacttatagACCTTTAATATAGTTGGTAATATATTATTTGGTCAAATTTTATATGGTGAACTTTCCACTGGCAGAAGACTCCGTGGTCGTCCCCTCCGTCGATACAAGGATCAGATGAAGCAAAGCCTAAAACTGCCTGGAATCGATCCCAAAGCCTAGGACATCGAGGCTCAGAACAGGCCCGACACCAGCAGTCAACCATGCATATCAGTCTCCTGTCTCCATGCCTTGAAGTTAccgaagggaaaggcaaaggggccgatacagcttggaaccagtgacgtcgcaactcatttctataactgagtgaactggagcaacgtgaaataaaataactTGTTCAAGAACGCAACTTagagcccagtccaggaattaaactcacaacctcatgattgtgggcTGTCATCCCATGGAAGGATATAAAGAAGTGTTGCTAGTCGTTTGTTTAGTTTATGCAAAACTTCATCCAACAGGTCTAAAAATATAACATCgaatcatggctgtgtggtaagtagcatgcttaccaaccgcatggttccgggttcagtcccactgcgtggcatcatgggcaagtgtcttctgctatagccccgggccgaccaatgccttgtgagtggatttggtagacggaaactgaaagaagcctgtcgtatatatgtatatatatatatatatatatatatatatgtatgtgtgtgtttgtgtgtctgtgtttgtccccctagcattgcttgacaaccgatgctggtgtgtttacgtccccgtcacttagcggttcggcaaaagagaccgatagaataagtactgggcttacaaataataagtcccggggtcgagttgctcgattaaaggcggtgctccagcatggccgcagtcaaatgactgaaacaagtaaaagagtaaaagagtatatatatatataatgaaaggtcAATCTGTAAATCTGACACCCAGACTGGCCTATTACTTAATAACACAACTTCTGAAATGCTTCTCATTAAACACAAACAacggtaacaataacaattaataacaacaacaacaacaacaacgacgacacaaaatcaccaccgccaacaacaacaaaaacaacaatactcCTCCTCCCCACCACCGCCGTCCTTCTGCTTCGCCTTCCCCCTCTTATTAAAACAAGCAATCTTTTGTATTCGctcttatttcctttctcttcctcctctcttccaccttctctctcctcctctgtcctcctccttccctcctaCTGTTCTTCCTCTCCGTATTTGCCTCTTACTCTCCCCCttttccccctcttcttcttttaCCCATTATTCTCCAGTAAATTCTGTTGTATCGATAAGAATTGGCCTACATTTGGTTGCTATGGAAATTGTATGGAACGACGTCACTTTGAGctgagtatgtgagtgtgagagagagcgcgagagataaaaaaaagtgatacagaaaaagagaagaaaagagagagaaagatagagagagagagagagagagatgaggtgaGATAGAGCATGAATAATGAGTAGGAGATAGGTGTGaaagcagtggtagcagcagcagcaggagcaggagTAGGAGGACGTGCATGagaaagaagatgaaggaggaagaggaggaggaggagataacgTGTGTGAGTCAGTGGGATGATGATATTAAGCGAGGCAAAATGAATGGAGTTTGTGAGAGGTGAGGAGATGCACAGAAATAAGTAAACAAGctgaaaaatggaagagaagcaGACGATTGAGTAGACATGATTAGTTGGCGTGGGTTTGGCGTGGAAATGGTTAATTACTCAAAGCAGAGTAAAGGAGTCGTTACTCGGAGTTTCTCGTTTCTGGACTTCAGACAATTCGCGTTCAAAtatctagttttatatatatgcttctttcagtttccgcccgccaaatcaactcacaaggctttggtcggcccgaggctactacccggaaccatgtggttggtgagcaggttacttaccacacagccactcctgcgcctatatatatatatatatatatatatataatatataatatatatatatacatgtttatatacatataaacttacatatgtatatatgcatgtatgtgtatatataatatatatatatatatatatatatatatatatatatatatatatatacatgtgtatatatatatatatatatatatatatatatatatatatatatttatatatataatatatatatatatatatatatatatatatatatatatatatatatatatatatatatatatatatatatattggcttggtGCATAactattgcggctttttttcaacgtACTTTATtcagcaataacaatatttaacaaaaatatctttaaatgacggtaattgaggtagatggtgaatatgctccggaataatcatttaaagatgtttttgttacatggtGTTATTGTCTTTGTTGAATTTATGCaccaactaagtatatatatacatacgcacacatatatactactctACATCATTTTTGTTGACCTCACGAAAGCGTTCGACATTGTGTATTAAAATGGCATGTTGAAATGGGTGCCTTTCGAAGTCACTCATGATTTTCCAGTCATTCCACACAGATATGGATCGCATCATTTAGTTTGACGGGTCTTTTTCGAAAGTCTTTAGTATTCACAGTGGAATGGAACAGAACTGTGTGCTCAC comes from the Octopus sinensis linkage group LG11, ASM634580v1, whole genome shotgun sequence genome and includes:
- the LOC115217267 gene encoding neutral protease codes for the protein MIFLDENNKSRLAYRISYRIENEEVIKRPTFVIDGNTGEILLKYNNLDTISKVLTGSGGNEKSGIYNFSDKNHKAFITRIGEMCFLENNYVKVIDMQNSRSANPNETDPMYYVCDVGFNDSVNTAMSPALDAFYYGSMVSQMFQEWFNTSVLNKQAILRVHYGTYFENAFWDGEYCTFGDGFEMFYPFTVGDIVAHELAHGFTEQHSGLIYAGQSGAMNEAFSDITGEITEAYMGKNDWFVGFDVMKNTDALRYMASPSLDNVSVSHVDNFTSDLDVHLGSGIYNYIFYYIVHELKMDIKETYQVFLIANTIYWHPFTDFTSGACDMLKVAYDLGKDLTPFIKAYEVTGIKPCDVEKHIQRLIFRRPISGIRVSAEANPVFELGYPKLVGNITVIATSMCGKVHIKLSKHNMLTEGDGLEADTLLGEGTSEVTLGNLEESKMFIKLSPESRESLENVTLRATYECDPFFIAESYDDYTLHELMCDEDYKY